TGCAGACGAGCAGCGACCTGGCTGTCTGGCTGGACCGCTACGATGTGCCCGGTGAACCCGGCACTTCCTTTAGCAAATGGATGATTGCGCAGCATGACCACATCACACTGATGGCCTTCCGCGACCGGGCGGAGGGACCCGGCGGCATCGCGGCGATCTCGCAGGACGAGCTGCGCTTTGCCGGCGAGCTGGGCAAAGAAATCCTGATCGCCGTGGAGATGAAGCAAAGCGGCGAAGGGGATTACGTCTCTTTTCACGAAGAGGGAAAAGCGGAGATGCGCCGGCAGCTCGGCATGCTCCCCCGCCTGCTTGCGGACCACCCCTCCTACAAAGGGAATGTGGTCCACGCCTACGAGTATTGGAAAGAGGCAAAAGAGTAAAGAGGGCCCCCCGTCTGTCCGAGACGGGGACGGCCCTCTCTTTTGATGAACACTCCATCTTCGCCTATTTCTTTTTCACAGATACTTGTACCTTGGCGGTCTTTCCGCCGTAAGTAATGGTGATGACCGCCCTGTCTTTCTCCGTCGCTTTGCTGGAGACGCGGATCACGCCGTCCGCGCTGACCGAGAACAGCTCGGGGTGGTCGGATTCATAGGTGATCCCCTCGGCACGGGTCACGTCATGCTTTCCGCCATTGCCCAGATTGGCGGTGACCTCGATTTGGGCCTCCTCGCCCGGCTTCAGCTTGAAGTGGCGGTCTTTGATGATCAAGGCGCGGACAGGGGGCTGCTCTTCCTGCTTCTTCTCCTGGCCCAGTACGATCGGACCTGTCTGGGCTGCGGCAAAGCGGGCGATGCCTTGGGCCACATCTACTTTGATCGGATCGCCTGCTTCATCCTCCAGCGTCCTCCACTTCTTGCCGTCATGCCAGAATACAGTGAGATTCCGTGAATCCGCGTCGCTCACCGGGATGCCGAGCTGCGCTTCGGCTCCCTCGATTTTTTTGACTAGCTCTCCCTCCGCGAGCAGCTTCCAGTCGTAGACGGAGCTGAACGGCTCCAGCTCCCCGGAAACGGCGGGATCATCTGCCGGCTCCAGCGTGATGCCGAGCGCTTCCTCTACGAAGCTGCCGAGCGCTTCCGCCGGCAGGAGCACCCACGCTCCCGCGGCTTCCTCCAGCCGTACCGCCGCTTCGATCTCAGCCAGACGGCTGGTTACCTCTTCGCTGAGCACCGCAGCAGACTCCGCCGTGTGATCCCCCGATGCTTTTACCCGGATAGAGAACAGCGGCTCGTATTCTACCGGGCCGTCTTCGAATGCTTCTGTCAGTGCTTCCAGAACCGAGAGCACCAGCTCCGCATGGGAATCTCCCTCGTCGATGATCGCTCCCCGCGGTACACTCAGGGCGCCGCCCATATCGAGCAATTTTTCAGCTGCGGCTTGCAGCTCTTCTAGCAATTCTGCGGGTCGCTCGTCTTCATCCAGCGGGAGCACCGCTGTTTGCAGAAAAGCCTCCAGAGCCGACAGCGCTTGACCGCTGACATCCTCGCCGGCAAGTCCGGCAGCGCGGATGGCTTCGCTGATGGCCTCCTTCAGAAAATCGGTGGCCAGCGCAGCCAGAGCGGCTTCCGTCACAATCCCATCCTCCGCCTGTTCGGCTGCGGCAGCCAGCACGGTTTCGATGGTATCGGCGATCACGGACCATTTGTCCCATGCAGAGACCTGGTCTGATTCAATCAATGTTTTCAAGCTCGTGAGGATTGCATCAAATTGATGGAGAACTGTCGCTTCGTCAGTGGCTGCACGGATCTTTTCGGCAGCCTTGCGGTTTTGCTCGCGCTGTTTCTCCGGCGTGATTTCACCGGGCCATGGCTCCGTGCCAGCCGACAGCTTGATTTTGGCCACGAGCGGATCATGGTCGCTCACACGTCCGTCCGCTTCCGTAAAGTCCGCGTTGATGTGGACGATATCCAGCTCCGACCGGTCCGCCAGATGGTTGCTTACGAGAATATGATCCAGCGCTTGGGCGTTTCCTTGGTAATTGTAGGTGTACTGCTCACCTGGAGACAGCGTCTCGACCAGATTGGTCAATTCCTCTCCCGCCAGTATGCGCAGCGGGCGCGAGAACTGAAAATCATTCAGGTCGCCCAGCACGATGACATTGGCGTCCGGCTGGGTTTCCGTGATCTCTTGGACAAAATCGTTCACCACCCTGGCAATTTCCACGCGCTGCGGCTCGCTCGCCAGCACCGGCGGCTGTTGTTTGCCGTAGAGGCCGTCATCTCCGCCTTTGGAATTAAAATGGCCTGCGATGACAATCACCGACTCATCGCCAAACAGAAATTCCGCTGCCAGCGGCTTGCGGCTGTCGGTAAAGGCAGGATGAAGCGGGTCGATCCGGCCGGGATTGAGCGAAAGCTGGGCCTTGCCGTCCGTGCTCACGACCCTCACCGGCGTCACCGCATCTCCTGCCGGGCGATCGGCCAGACTCACCCGTGCGGGATTATAGAGGAACCCGACGCGGATATTGCCTCCCGGCTGCCCGCCGTCGCGTTTGTTCTCCGGAGCGATGTCCACGTAGCGGTAGCGCTCCCCGCCTTCGCTGATGATCGCGTCGATCAGCACCTGGGCGGACTGATTGGCATCGGTTACGCCGTTGTCCTGCGGACCGTTATTGTCTTGCATCTCGACGACGGCGACGATGTCAGGCTGCTGCATATGGTGCACGATGGACGCGGCAAGTCCCGATACCTTTTCAGCCGCGGCCCGCGCAGAGAAGTTCTCGATGTTGTAGGTGGCGACAGTCAAGTGATCCTCGTCCCCTGCGATCTCCGTCACTTCCCGCTCAAAGCCGCTGTCGACCACATCCGGCAACGGCGCGGTGTTGTACAGCTTGAAGTTGGTAAAGCTGTAGTCAATGACGCCCACGATCGGCCCGTCAAAGCGGTCGCCTACCTTCACTTCCGGCGCTCCGGCGACGAGGCGGTCACCGACGATGATCCGCTCCGGATTGTAATTGTCTTCTGCGATCGCCACCCCGCCCAGAGGCGTCCTCGCTTTGTCCGGATCTGCCTCGTCGGAGATGATCACAAACTCGACGCTGGGCGGATTCGCAAACGTCCGCGTCCCTCCGACGACACGCGGCTGATTCACCTGCACCAGCATGCCCTCCAGGCTCTCCCAGAAATCAATCCCGTCTTCGCTCGGGTCGAAGAGGGCGAAGCTGTCGTTATCAATCACCTTCGCGGGGTACACGTAGTCTCCTTCGCCGAGAGTCACCGGTTCGGGAAGCGGCAGGTTTCGCGCCTTGACGACAACCCCCGCAGCGTCAATCTCTGTCAGCGTCAGATCGGTTGCTTCCCGGCTTTTCGTGACGTATTCCTTGACCACTCCGCTGACCTCGACGTGATCGCCGGCCCGGACAGGCGCATTGGGCTCGTATACATAGATGCCTTCTGAGGTAAGTGGATCGTCATCGGGAGTGGGGTCCTGCATATAGAATCCCGCCGTGCCCGTTCCGCTGGGCACGACAGCCGTGACGATGCCCTCGACCATTGACACCATGGCATTCTCATAGGGCGAGCGATGTCCCTTTCCCTGAATATCGCGAATGTGCAGCTTATCCGGCTGGCTTCCGCCTTCCCCGATCACATCTTGAGCAAAGCGGGGGACCAGCTTGTATTCATTGAAATCATACGTGACCACCCCGGTCAGCCGCTCATAGGTGGCCCCCGGCTTCAGCAGCGCCGCGTCAAAGGGCTTTGCGAGAAAGCTGCCGTACTGGTCCTGAAGGGTGACATTGCCCCGCGAATCCCGCGTCAGCGCGGTGACATTTTCGATGGTCACCAGCTCCGCTTCGAACGCTTCCCCACGGGCTAGAGAGAAGTCAGCCGAGGTAACCGGCTGCGGAACCGGTGCGCCTGCCTGTTTCTCCGTAATCGCCACATCGCCCGCTTTGGCTGGCTCCAGCTGGGGGAGGCCGTAGTAATCATTCACGCTTCCCGTCGCCTTGATTTTATCCCCGATCTGGACGATGCTTCCGAGTCCGGCGGCCCGCACCAGCATCCCGGCGGTCTCGTCCTGCAGATAGACATTGGTCTTGCCGCCCGCTTCAAAAGCTGCGATGACGATGCCCTCGATCGTGGCCTTGGTTCCGCCCGCCATATTTCGCACTTCGCTGATCGGCCTTGCATCCGGCCATTCCCCGCCTGGCGGCTGCCCGTCGTCTTCTCCGGGCGGTTCTGCCGGGCTCATGCTGTTTTGCGGCTGAGGGTCCATGGCGAGAAAATCGCTCTCGTTGCTGTCGCTGTCCCAGGCGCTCCCCCTTCCAGGCACCACGCTGTCGGCATCGCTCTTTCTGACGATGCTCTTCGCCGCGGACGGAGCAGATGCAGGACCGGCTCCCTCATAGGCATTCGCCGAACCGTAGCCGACAAAATCGACTACATTCTGGTCGGTGACCGGATTTCCGCTCAGAGCTGTCGCATGTTTGACCAGAGCCAGCTTGCCGCGGGTGGCGGAGATATTGGTCCCGCCCGTCGCATCTGCTGCAGGCAGCCCCGCCCCGATTGTCCCGCCGCTTGCCAGCCGGACGAGGTAATAGCCGTGTGCGGGAATGCTGCCGGACAGCCTGGTGACCAGCCAATTTTCCCTGTCGGCCGCGGCGTACTGCACAGACCAGCCGTCTACGCTTGCGGCCTCGCTGCCGGGATTGTACAGCTCTACGTAATCATGCTGATAGACCGCTCCCGCATTGCCGCCAGCGCCGTAGATTTCGCTGATCACGACATGGTCCGCTACGGCGGCATAAGCCTGGGGCACAAGTCCAACCGGCAGCACCGCAGAAAACATCACTGCCGCGGCCAGCCCCAGATTTCGCAAGCTCTTCCGCCAGCCTTGCCTCCGGCTTTTTTGGGTCAACTTCATTTCTTATCCCTCCTTTGGAGTTTGCACTTTCCTCCCTGTATTTCCTGATTTTATAAGACATGTCTAAATGTTATGTGAATGTTACATAAATTTTTGCACACTCCTCCTCTGATCAGCAAAAAACCGCCTAAAGCCATGGAAAGGCTCTAGACGGTTAAGACTGTGGCCCTATCTGTCCTGTCTCTCCCCCCTGTCTTGCGTGACAAGAATGCTTCTCGCCATCTGTTACCAATGGCGGAGCGGGACGAAGGCCGCTTTTATTTATTTTTGGCGTACAGCCAATTGTAGTAGCTGGCATGCTTTAATTCATCGGTCATGATTTCAAAGAGGGTGTCCCGGTACTGCTGCGGGATGTGGCGGTAAATCGTCCGATATCGCTCAAAGGCTTTCAACTCGCCCATCAGCGCTTGCTCGATCCCGGACAGGTAGCTGGCTGGACGCTGAAAAGCCTCCCCTTCCTCCGCCGCGCCCGGACGCTGTCCCGTGAGCTGCGCATACAGCTGCCGGAACAGGCGCCGATGCTTCCGCTCATCATCGCGAATGCTGGTGATGACGTCCTTCTCCTGTTGAGTCGGGGCGACGCTGATCAGGTAATCGTAGAACAGCTCGTCAGATCGCTCGCCGGCGATTCCTTCCCGAATCATCCCGGTCACGACATCCAGGCGATCATCATAGCGGTCCATCGATACAGGCTTGATCGGCGTATACGTGGAATAGCCATAGGGTCCGTACCAATATCCATTCATCGATTCTGACTCCTCCTGCTTTTTCCCTGTCAGGATATGCACCCACCCATCAAATGATGCATGTCTGCAAGAGCACAGCCGGAGTCAGACCATCCTCTCCGGCCGCAGCGCCTGCTCGATCTCCGCCGTCCAAAGCCCGGCCTCCCTGATCACTTGCTCCAGCGTTTTGTCCTCCGAAAAGGCTTGCTTGGCCAGCGCCGCCGCCTTGTCGTATCCGATCAGCGGATTGAGCGCCGTCACCAGGGACAGGCTCGCCGCCATCCACTTGGCGCACTGGGCCTCATTCGCTTCCAGTCCGACCAGACATTTTTCCCTCAGCACATCCAGCATGCTGGACATGATCAAGAGGGACTGCAGCAGATTGTACGCGATGACCGGCATCATCACGTTGATCTCCAGCTGACTGCCGCATCCGGCCAGGGTGATCGTCGCGTCATTGCCGATCACCTGCGCGGCCACCATATACGACATCTCCAGGATGACGGGATTCACTTTTCCCGGCATGATCGACGAGCCCGGCTGGACGGCGGGAAGCTGCACTTCGGCCAGCCCCGTCCGGGGACCGGAGCTGAGGAGCCGCAGGTCGCTCGTGAGCTTAATCACGTGAACGGCCAGCTCTTTTACCGCCGCGTGCACCTCCAGCGCCGCCGACGTGTTCTGCATGAAGGCGAAGCGGTTGCGCGGCGGGACGAAAGGAAGACCGGTGCGGCGGGCGATCTCCTGAATCGCCCGCTCGGCGTACTCCGGATGCGCATTGATCCCGGTGCCGACGGCATTTCCGCCCAGCCCGATTTCATACAGGCGGGCGGAGCTTTGACGGATGCGTTCCGCCGCGCTCGCCAGCGTCTGGGCATAGCCGGAAAATTCCTGTCCCATCCGGATCGGGACGGCATCCTGCAAATGGGTGCGGCCCGCCTTGATGATCGGCATGAACTGCTCTGCCTTGCTCCACAGCACCTGCACGGTTCTGTCGAGGACGGGCAGCAGCACGTGATGCACCAGCTCGGCCCCGGCGATGTTGATTGCGACGTGAATGGTATCGTTCGTGGATTGGGCCATGTTGACATGATCATTGGGATGGACCAGCCCCTGATCGATCTGTCCGCCCAGAAGCTGTGTCGCCCGATTGGCGATCACTTCATTGGCATTCATATTCTGCGAAGTCCCCGCTCCTGCCTGAAAGGCATCGACGACGAACTGATGGTCCCACATCCCGTCGATCACTTCCTCCGCCGCCTGGATGATGGCCCGGGCCTTTTGCTCGTCCAGTTGGCCGGTCACCATATTGGCGTAGGCAGCAGAAGCCTTGATCAACCCTTGCGCCCGGATAAAAGCCCGCTGCAGCCTGAGGCCGCTGATGGGAAAATTCTCGACGGCCCGCTGCGTCTGCGGCCCGTACAGGGCATTGGCCGGAATCCTCACTTCCCCCAGGGTATCTCGTCCGATGCGTACTGCCTGATCGTTCACTATACTTTCCCCCTTCGGTACGTTCGCATTGTCATACAGGACTATTTTTCCCAGCGCTCCCGTTTCCAGTCATCTGCCAGGAGCAGGGGGCGTGGAGAGAGGCTGCTAACGGATCCGGCGGGATGGTCTTTTTGCTGGGCCTTGCGGGCGTGGCAAAAAGCCCCCTCCGGCGCAGCTGTGCGCCAGAGACGGCTCACTCGATCGCGGCAGCCGTCCGTCATGCCAGGATCGGCAATACCATATTGAGCAAAAACAGGCCGGCGACGACATACAGGAGTGCCGGCACTTCCTTTCTCTTTCCGAGCGCGAGCTTCAGCAGCGGGTAGGCGACAAAACCGAAGGCGATGCCGTCTACGATGCTGTACGACAGCGGAATCAGGGCGATAATGAGAAAGGCGGGGAATCCTTCGGTAAAATCCCGCAGGTTGATATTCTGCACATTTTGCAGCATCAATGCCCCGATGATGATCAGGACCGGAGCAATCGCACTGTCCGGGATCATCCTCATCACCGGCAGAAAGAACAGCGACAGCAGAAACAACAGGCCCGCCACGAGCGAGGCAAGTCCTGTCCGGGCCCCGGCCGCGATTCCCGCCGCCGATTCCACGGTGGATACCGTCGGACTGGTGCCGAAGATACCGGACAAAGCCGTCGAAATCGCGGTGGCCTGCAGACTGCGCCGAAATTTTTCCGGCTGCCCCATCATCTCCGTATGTCCGTGCACCAACCCGATATTTTCAAAAACAATCACCATGGTCAGGGAAAACGTAGCCGCCCAAAAAGGCAGGGTCGCCATCTGGCTGAAGGAAAAACCGGCAAACACCTGGCCGTAGGTATCCAGCGAAATCCCGCTCGCTCCCTGACCCGGCTCGATGAGACCCAGCAGCCACGCGAGACCGGTCCCGGCCCCGATCCCGATCAGAAAATGGCCCGGAACGCCGCGGACGAACAGCACCACGGTGACGGCCAGCGCTGCCAGCGTCACCCATACTTCGGGACTGGCCAAATCGCCCAGCGCCAGATAGGTCGTCGGATGGGTAACGACCAGTCCCCCTTTTTGCAGGCCGATAAACGTGAGAAACAGGCCGATTCCGACCGTAATCGCTTCTTTCAGCGAATGCGGGATGGCAGCCGAGAGCAATGCCGCCGCCCGAGTAAACGCCAGGACGGTAAAAATGACGCCGGACAGAAAAACGGTGGCCAGCGCCTCTTGCCATGGCAAGCCCATCGTCTGACACAAGGTATACGTAAACAAGGCATTGATTCCCATCCCCGGCACCAGCAGGATGGGGGCATTGGCCCAAAAAGCCATTAGCAGCGATCCCGCAAAGGCAGTCAGGACCGTCGCCAAAATCCCCGCTTCCAGAGGGATGCCGGCATCCTCCAGAATCGAAGCGTTCACCGCGACAATGTAGACAATCGTAATAAAGCCGATCATTCCGGCAATAACTTCTCTTTTTACAGTGGTTTCTCCAGCACGAAGCTGAAAGAGCCTCTCCAGCAAACTGCGCACGCATCTGTCCCTTCTTTCTCTCCTATCTATCTCTTGATTTTGACAACGAGACTTATGCTATCATAGGTTTATCAATATAAAAAATATTTGTTTTATCTAAAAATCATATCGTTTCCCTATGAAAGAGAGGAATACCTGCGTGGATATCAGGCAACTTCGTTATTTTATCGCCATCGCAGAGGAAGGCCAGATTACAGGAGCCGCCCGCCGATTGCGCATGGCACAGCCTCCGCTCAGCCAGCAGTTGAAGCAGATGGAGGAAGAGCTGGGAGTAGAACTGGTGGAGCGGGTGGGCAAAAAAATTGCGCTCACGCAAGCCGGCCAGACCTTGTACAAACAAGCCCTCAATATCGTACACCAGATGGAGGAAGCGCTAGCCGAAGTAAAAGAGACGGGGGATGGCGTGCGCGGGACGCTCTCGATCGGGGTCAGCGCGCTCTCTTCGTACCGGCTGCCGGACCATATCCGTCAGTTCCAGTCGCGCTATCCCCTGATCACGTACAAAGTGTGGAAAGGAGACACCCAGCTCCTCAGCCAATGGCTGGATCAGCGCACCATCGAAGTCGCCGTCGTCCGCCTTCCCCACTCGCTGACCAACTGCACCACCATCCCGCTTTTGGAGGAGCGCTTTGTCCTGATCGTCCCTGCCGCGTCGCCGCTGTTCGGCCAGTCCAGCATCCCGATGCAGGAGATCGCCCGCCACCCTCTTATCATGCCCAGCACGCCCGGTCTTGGCATCTATGAACTTTTGAACAAAGAGTTCGCCCGGCTCGGCGTCACGCCGAACGTCATCT
This sequence is a window from Brevibacillus composti. Protein-coding genes within it:
- a CDS encoding endonuclease/exonuclease/phosphatase family protein; translated protein: MKLTQKSRRQGWRKSLRNLGLAAAVMFSAVLPVGLVPQAYAAVADHVVISEIYGAGGNAGAVYQHDYVELYNPGSEAASVDGWSVQYAAADRENWLVTRLSGSIPAHGYYLVRLASGGTIGAGLPAADATGGTNISATRGKLALVKHATALSGNPVTDQNVVDFVGYGSANAYEGAGPASAPSAAKSIVRKSDADSVVPGRGSAWDSDSNESDFLAMDPQPQNSMSPAEPPGEDDGQPPGGEWPDARPISEVRNMAGGTKATIEGIVIAAFEAGGKTNVYLQDETAGMLVRAAGLGSIVQIGDKIKATGSVNDYYGLPQLEPAKAGDVAITEKQAGAPVPQPVTSADFSLARGEAFEAELVTIENVTALTRDSRGNVTLQDQYGSFLAKPFDAALLKPGATYERLTGVVTYDFNEYKLVPRFAQDVIGEGGSQPDKLHIRDIQGKGHRSPYENAMVSMVEGIVTAVVPSGTGTAGFYMQDPTPDDDPLTSEGIYVYEPNAPVRAGDHVEVSGVVKEYVTKSREATDLTLTEIDAAGVVVKARNLPLPEPVTLGEGDYVYPAKVIDNDSFALFDPSEDGIDFWESLEGMLVQVNQPRVVGGTRTFANPPSVEFVIISDEADPDKARTPLGGVAIAEDNYNPERIIVGDRLVAGAPEVKVGDRFDGPIVGVIDYSFTNFKLYNTAPLPDVVDSGFEREVTEIAGDEDHLTVATYNIENFSARAAAEKVSGLAASIVHHMQQPDIVAVVEMQDNNGPQDNGVTDANQSAQVLIDAIISEGGERYRYVDIAPENKRDGGQPGGNIRVGFLYNPARVSLADRPAGDAVTPVRVVSTDGKAQLSLNPGRIDPLHPAFTDSRKPLAAEFLFGDESVIVIAGHFNSKGGDDGLYGKQQPPVLASEPQRVEIARVVNDFVQEITETQPDANVIVLGDLNDFQFSRPLRILAGEELTNLVETLSPGEQYTYNYQGNAQALDHILVSNHLADRSELDIVHINADFTEADGRVSDHDPLVAKIKLSAGTEPWPGEITPEKQREQNRKAAEKIRAATDEATVLHQFDAILTSLKTLIESDQVSAWDKWSVIADTIETVLAAAAEQAEDGIVTEAALAALATDFLKEAISEAIRAAGLAGEDVSGQALSALEAFLQTAVLPLDEDERPAELLEELQAAAEKLLDMGGALSVPRGAIIDEGDSHAELVLSVLEALTEAFEDGPVEYEPLFSIRVKASGDHTAESAAVLSEEVTSRLAEIEAAVRLEEAAGAWVLLPAEALGSFVEEALGITLEPADDPAVSGELEPFSSVYDWKLLAEGELVKKIEGAEAQLGIPVSDADSRNLTVFWHDGKKWRTLEDEAGDPIKVDVAQGIARFAAAQTGPIVLGQEKKQEEQPPVRALIIKDRHFKLKPGEEAQIEVTANLGNGGKHDVTRAEGITYESDHPELFSVSADGVIRVSSKATEKDRAVITITYGGKTAKVQVSVKKK
- a CDS encoding demethoxyubiquinone hydroxylase family protein, which encodes MNGYWYGPYGYSTYTPIKPVSMDRYDDRLDVVTGMIREGIAGERSDELFYDYLISVAPTQQEKDVITSIRDDERKHRRLFRQLYAQLTGQRPGAAEEGEAFQRPASYLSGIEQALMGELKAFERYRTIYRHIPQQYRDTLFEIMTDELKHASYYNWLYAKNK
- a CDS encoding class II fumarate hydratase translates to MVNDQAVRIGRDTLGEVRIPANALYGPQTQRAVENFPISGLRLQRAFIRAQGLIKASAAYANMVTGQLDEQKARAIIQAAEEVIDGMWDHQFVVDAFQAGAGTSQNMNANEVIANRATQLLGGQIDQGLVHPNDHVNMAQSTNDTIHVAINIAGAELVHHVLLPVLDRTVQVLWSKAEQFMPIIKAGRTHLQDAVPIRMGQEFSGYAQTLASAAERIRQSSARLYEIGLGGNAVGTGINAHPEYAERAIQEIARRTGLPFVPPRNRFAFMQNTSAALEVHAAVKELAVHVIKLTSDLRLLSSGPRTGLAEVQLPAVQPGSSIMPGKVNPVILEMSYMVAAQVIGNDATITLAGCGSQLEINVMMPVIAYNLLQSLLIMSSMLDVLREKCLVGLEANEAQCAKWMAASLSLVTALNPLIGYDKAAALAKQAFSEDKTLEQVIREAGLWTAEIEQALRPERMV
- a CDS encoding NCS2 family permease, which produces MRSLLERLFQLRAGETTVKREVIAGMIGFITIVYIVAVNASILEDAGIPLEAGILATVLTAFAGSLLMAFWANAPILLVPGMGINALFTYTLCQTMGLPWQEALATVFLSGVIFTVLAFTRAAALLSAAIPHSLKEAITVGIGLFLTFIGLQKGGLVVTHPTTYLALGDLASPEVWVTLAALAVTVVLFVRGVPGHFLIGIGAGTGLAWLLGLIEPGQGASGISLDTYGQVFAGFSFSQMATLPFWAATFSLTMVIVFENIGLVHGHTEMMGQPEKFRRSLQATAISTALSGIFGTSPTVSTVESAAGIAAGARTGLASLVAGLLFLLSLFFLPVMRMIPDSAIAPVLIIIGALMLQNVQNINLRDFTEGFPAFLIIALIPLSYSIVDGIAFGFVAYPLLKLALGKRKEVPALLYVVAGLFLLNMVLPILA
- a CDS encoding LysR family transcriptional regulator, translated to MDIRQLRYFIAIAEEGQITGAARRLRMAQPPLSQQLKQMEEELGVELVERVGKKIALTQAGQTLYKQALNIVHQMEEALAEVKETGDGVRGTLSIGVSALSSYRLPDHIRQFQSRYPLITYKVWKGDTQLLSQWLDQRTIEVAVVRLPHSLTNCTTIPLLEERFVLIVPAASPLFGQSSIPMQEIARHPLIMPSTPGLGIYELLNKEFARLGVTPNVICECPDLPLIVSMVRAGVAAAIVPRSAWETQPQANIGCLDITGTSISSSSAIVWQTERHLSKAALRFIDMFALGEIEH